One Lutzomyia longipalpis isolate SR_M1_2022 chromosome 4, ASM2433408v1 DNA segment encodes these proteins:
- the LOC129794685 gene encoding transmembrane protein 145-like: MKVHPLVALCVLSVLFGHFSVAKYVEGHLKTLDDWAFVARFCFLSGRGRYEYQIEFERKYGEPSLLLYYDEKTQWPAVYKTDKTCEQKLGVLSAADNQIVTLSAKTPYNYLSGCTLRSSLESEEEAKPPQRAAPEDLTPKINDLEPGYFDQFLKTTSSPFSTSSSMSTSETTSDGTTTEAASFTEVSLENTSSTVITYLGSDISLGNSLENGTAYQVDVEQLFEAATEASAAPPPATSRIRRSAAYPLFKKDNRGRIIVSCRNAGGFTSVRERWWYIAISNCGSSKGLDIKYRFRMTNGPPGDFWHEHFSADEMYIPPILLTQCLAYTFLLLGMFLCAIELKSRHLFHCTYRLFTFSATVQWAGILVQGVAWARYAISGMGPNTTLGGLLNGASEVSFLALMLLMAKGYTITRARLSTATTVKLTVFINIYIVAYISLYILQAETFDPGEVLNIYESPAGFGLIGLRCGAWVAFLIGLAATLRKYPEKSAFYYPFGLLGSVWILAGPALTLVGIGVLDAWVRESVMCAILGTVAFGGHAAFLWLTWPSRANRSFPYHVRTNHVGVANTDDGADYPRHPYEPTGMQQHEQNIIIPLSRRTEELINGVYSQYIIERELYGSNSNPISHISFPQTATAPPGHPDAAAMTDINSPNPAQRRLASFRRRDIVKQDSELEAQVDSGHPSLENTSSSPNTTGPSSGHDTPVRDRQTGQLKGNPFLVNGQQRQPNKVILEPIEQPLRGYIQQDTTYQATTTTTHALVPRHLFAAKNNTNE, from the exons ATGAAGGTACATCCATTGGTTGCTCTTTGTGTCCTAAGTGTCCTTTTTGGGCATTTTTCCGTGGCAAAATACGTCGAAGGGCACCTCAAAACACTCGAT GATTGGGCATTTGTGGCGCGATTCTGCTTCCTGTCTGGTCGTGGTAGGTATGAGTATCAGATTGAATTTGAACGGAAGTACGGTGAACCATCATTGCTGCTGTACTACGATGAGAAAACTCAATGGCCAGCAGTGTACAAGACCGATAAGACGTGTGAGCAGAAATTGGGCGTCTTGAGTGCAGCAGACAACCAAATTGTGACGCTTTCGGCTAAAACACCCTACAACTACCTCTCTGGGTGCACCCTGCGTTCCTCTCTGGAGTCTGAAGAGGAAGCAAAGCCCCCACAACGGGCTGCCCCGGAAGATCTCACACCAAAAATCAATGATCTTGAACCAGGATATTTTGATCAATTCCTCAAAACAACCTCTTCGCCATTCTCAACATCCTCCTCCATGTCGACGAGTGAAACAACATCCGATGGTACAACAACAGAAGCAGCATCCTTTACGGAAGTTTCCCTTGAAAATACCTCATCCACGGTGATTACGTATCTGGGATCAGACATAAGCCTGGGGAATAGTTTGGAAAATGGAACAGCCTATCAGGTGGATGTTGAGCAACTCTTCGAGGCGGCAACAGAGGCATCAGCAGCACCACCTCCCGCCACGTCACGCATCAGGCGTTCAGCAGCTTACCCCCTCTTCAAGAAGGACAATCGTGGCAGGATCATCGTTTCATGCCGCAATGCAGGTGGCTTCACGAGTGTCCGCGAACGATGGTGGTACATTGCAATCTCCAATTGTGGCTCCAGCAAAGGATTGGACATCAAGTACAGGTTCAGGATGACAAATGGACCACCAGGAGATTTCTGGCATGAACATTTCTCCGCAGATGAGATGT acaTTCCTCCAATTCTTCTAACGCAATGCCTAGCCTACACCTTCCTACTGCTGGGGATGTTCCTGTGTGCCATTGAACTCAAATCACGGCATCTCTTTCACTGCACCTACCGCCTATTCACCTTCAGTGCAACCGTTCAATGGGCTGGGATCCTCGTTCAGGGCGTTGCATGGGCGCGCTACGCCATCTCCGGTATGGGTCCCAATACAACCCTCGGCGGGCTACTAAATGGTGCCAGTGAAGTCTCCTTCCTGGCTCTGATGCTCCTCATGGCGAAGGGCTATACAATCACACGGGCACGCCTCTCAACGGCCACCACAGTTAAGCTCACTGTCTTCATTAACATCTACATTGTGGCCTACATTTCACTCTACATCCTCCAAGCGGAGACCTTTGACCCGGGAGAAGTTCTCAACATTTATGAATCTCCAGCTGGATTTGGCCTAATTGGGCTACGCTGTGGTGCCTGGGTGGCCTTCCTCATTGGCCTTGCAGCTACACTGAGGAAGTATCCGGAAAAGAGTGCCTTCTACTACCCCTTTGGATTGCTGGGCTCTGTCTGGATTCTAGCTGGCCCAGCTCTAACACTCGTTGGGATTGGAGTATTGGATGCTTGG GTTCGTGAGAGCGTTATGTGCGCCATCTTGGGCACCGTTGCATTTGGTGGTCATGCGGCCTTTCTCTGGCTCACATGGCCATCACGTGCCAATCGTAGCTTCCCCTATCACGTACGGACGAATCACGTTGGTGTGGCCAATACGGACGACGGGGCTGACTACCCACGGCATCCGTATGAGCCCACGGGGATGCAGCAGCACGAGCAGAACATCATCATTCCGCTGTCGAGGCGTACAGAGGAGCTCATTAATGGCGTCTACAGTCAATACATCATCGAAAGGGAACTCTATGGCTCCAATTCCAATCCCATCAGCCACATTTCTTTCCCACAGACTGCCACAGCTCCTCCTGGGCATCCAGATGCAGCCGCCATGACGGACATCAATAGTCCCAATCCAGCTCAGCGGCGTCTCGCTTCATTCAGACGTCGCGACATCGTGAAGCAGGACTCTGAGCTGGAGGCGCAGGTTGATTCGGGGCATCCAAGCTTGGAGAATACATCATCATCCCCAAATACAACGGGGCCATCATCCGGGCATGACACCCCTGTGCGGGATCGTCAAACAGGGCAGCTCAAGGGGAATCCTTTCCTGGTCAATGGGCAACAGAGGCAGCCCAATAAAGTGATTCTGGAGCCCATTGAACAACCCCTTCGAGGGTATATTCAGCAGGACACAACCTATCAGgcaaccaccaccaccacccacgCTCTTGTCCCGCGCCATCTCTTTGCAGcaaaaaataacacaaatgAATGA
- the LOC129794716 gene encoding uncharacterized protein LOC129794716 encodes MALGRNLLLFIPFWVLLSTSSVKCKEVCLSPSMDAKENDSNCVVRGFSLNSKEMLRVKTLFLGTFCNREQAYHNFFVSSESSSDLNLYDNSYNFHLDCSQMFDSFSGLFYWAPMAYARKYFELLSYFYIELIVKDANGTEPNIDLKTIHSYYSIRDAGLEESYLMILREPSLYDIRSIEKISEKKSPQEIVDLGTFSFYNPTEDFQEIKFQVNVTDNMILTIEDFFLYDGTRLVVTENEKIWNGNISYDLWDSRNIELQRNHLMEIALSSALPPKTSISGRIFATIILTRTQFMGTLDINGGNETENLATMISGEMQKYEKTNIRLENIKMSPHEQKILFASYVACFVGLLTAVIMGFAVFLICLVAQKKNKECICSCPRMEFDLEPKRQFIAEKGQKIGQVLAEFGNVCGNICSCICTEITPKRESFTPRA; translated from the exons ATGGCTTTGGGAAgaaatcttcttcttttcatcccTTTTTGGGTCCTTCTTTCAACGAGTTCTGTGAAATGCAAAGAAGTTTGTTTGAGCCCATCGATGGATGCCAAGGAAAATGATTCAAATTGTGTTGTTCGaggattttctctcaattccaAGGAAATG TTGAGAGTAAAAACGTTATTCTTGGGAACCTTTTGTAATCGTGAACAGGCTTATCATAATTTCTTCGTGAGCTCAGAGTCATCTTCTGACCTCAATCTGTACGATAATTCTTATAACTTCCACTTGGATTGCTCACAAATGTTTGATAGCTTCAGTGGGCTCTTCTATTGGGCCCCAATGGCTTATGCCCGGAAGTATTTTGAGCTCCTTTCCTACTTCTACATTGAGCTCATTGTCAAGGACGCCAATGGAACAGAACCGAATATTGATTTGAAAACTATCCACAGCTACTACTCAATACGTGATGCTGGTCTTGAGGAATCTTACCTCATGATTCTACGTGAGCCATCCTTATACGACATAAGGagcattgagaaaatttctgagAAGAAAAGCCCCCAGGAAATTGTTGATTTGGGAACATTTTCCTTCTACAATCCAACGGaagattttcaagaaatcAAATTTCAAGTAAATGTAACGGACAATATGATCCTCACCATTGAGGACTTCTTTCTATACGATGGAACACGATTGGTGGTAACAGAGAATGAAAAGATCTGGAATGGAAACATCTCATACGACCTATGGGACAGTAGAAACATTGAGCTTCAAAGGAATCATTTGatg GAAATAGCACTGAGTTCAGCTCTTCCACCCAAAACTTCCATCAGTGGAAGGATTTTTGCCACAATTATCCTCACGAGGACTCAATTTATGGGCACATTGGACATCAATGGGGGGAATGAAACGGAAAATCTTGCCACGATGATTTCCGGAGAGATGCAAAAGTACGAAAAGACAAATATTCGATTGGAGAACATCAAAATGAGCCCTCATGAGCAGAAAATCCTCTTTGCCAGCTACGTGGCGTGTTTTGTGGGTCTCCTCACGGCCGTCATTATGGGTTTTGCTGTCTTCCTCATCTGCCTGGTGGCACAGAAGAAGAACAAAGAGTGCATCTGCTCGTGCCCCCGCATGGAGTTCGACTTGGAACCGAAGCGTCAATTTATTGCTGAGAAAGGTCAAAAAATTGGCCAAGTTCTCGCAGAATTTGGGAATGTCTGCGGGAATATTTGCAGTTGCATTTGCACGGAAATCACCCCAAAGAGGGAGTCATTCACCCCTCGTGCGTAA
- the LOC129794679 gene encoding jouberin-like, whose product MEVVVIEDKAPEKPSVQPRRRAFMDGSTSSNISADVPIVHVEMADIHSRRPIPMPRRGAAAVQEVKVEQEIVDVTSLESDDTGKEIFFAESRKNTIIQPDVEYPHTKLERIASESSTKHDTPRNEEMSNRESSSNPPSTISSSTYARDDGESDALQEVSEAAAAPSLPSVAASESSTTKKRKKRTKKRDRYTELEDQSSSPLKKGFSYEYIVGIYLHHIAKLKIPKQFKSSQGPRIRISWYDVDSEQLLKKSDPNRNVSLHGEHMDYIQPLLSRESRIQNGPRTKYICCEWEELLIFNEDIERMKSGRVVVFFELLCVTQGGLEGISWAFLKPYLEDTFSNIDKRSELQLFEYYKSRKEVFGIFEQWKKPRRKFPATIVITLKGVRPLPIDPEDSLRPMNVLQKERLVEFTEAPDGSEDVPTTDPVAEVKESRKKFPGQQSKCPNQLAKKLKGGPKGSFVARFHPDGTLLIYSAVDCQRADLIVTSIPNLETLSCLEGHTGTVYDLDFYSRRDRNNNQDPFPVVFASASADRTVAIWNVKQDGYSSKALPHPSFVYCCRFIRVDGGKEIILSGGRDCVIRLWDFESPDECSYFDELTNHEGFVTCLCVGKGGGIFFSGDSEGTVFEWHWKKDSFDAVRSLTISSVDQEMIYGLSLHTRGEKILVGTSANTIYCVDMKSRVVLRSYQNSNLHESRSAFRFILTPCGNLLFGCSDQVIACWNTVTGDHVDIDFDLPALPSDCFISSLDFCMNDSLLILAVYGSGGGVFAFDYAAKEESTKVPLRSRFRQLGTDLRRKIEVKNKLTEIIRKIDDVFVIPKNIARLSDDDKLLERKLTRNREEITEWLNNVATHSMKLPSSISHSSTYTIHRDSDESSDESGATFTVDAPPPKPPRSKIPIRCKDKPKGDKMNKEANLTYEIAPKSEPESDDTTISEELQ is encoded by the exons ATGGAAGTGGTTGTGATTGAAGATAAGGCTCCGGAGAAGCCTTCTGTGCAGCCACGGAGGCGCGCCTTCATGGATGGGAGTACATCCTCCAACATTTCCGCTGATGTGCCCATTGTTCACGTGGAAATGGCTGACATTCACTCACGCAGACCCATCCCAATGCCAAGACGTGGTGCAGCAGCAGTGCAGGAAGTGAAGGTTGAGCAGGAAATTGTGGATGTTACCTCCTTGGAATCCGATGACACGGGCAAGGAGATTTTCTTTGCTGAAAGTCGCAAGAATACCATCATTCAACCAGATGTTGAGTATCCTCACACCAAG CTCGAAAGGATTGCGAGTGAATCCTCAACGAAGCACGACACCccaagaaatgaagaaatgtCCAACAGGGAGTCTTCCAGCAATCCTCCTTCAACGATCTCCTCATCGACTTATGCGCGGGATGATGGGGAATCAGATGCGCTGCAGGAAGTTAGtgaagcagcagcagcacctAGTTTGCCCTCAGTTGCAGCAAGTGAAAGTTCCACCACGAAGAAGCGCAAGAAGCGTACAAAGAAACGTGATCGTTACACTGAACTTGAAGATCAGTCGTCAAGTCCGCTAAAGAAGGGCTTCAGCTACGAATACATCGTTGGAATCTACCTGCATCACATTGCAAAGCTCAAGATTCCAAAA cagTTCAAATCCTCCCAAGGTCCTAGGATCAGAATATCCTGGTACGATGTAGACAGTGAGCAGCTCCTGAAGAAAAGTGACCCAAATCGCAATGTAAGCCTCCACGGTGAGCATATGGACTACATCCAGCCACTCCTAAGTCGTGAAAGTCGCATCCAGAATGGCCCAAGAACGAAATACATCTGCTGCGAATGGGAGGAACTACTGATCTTCAATGAAGACATTGAACGCATGAAGAGTGGTCGTGTTGTTGTCTTCTTTGAGCTTCTCTGTGTCACTCAGGGGGGTCTTGAGGGCATCTCCTGGGCCTTCCTGAAGCCCTACCTCGAAGATACCTTCAGTAACATTGATAAACGCAGCGAACTGCAACTGTTCGAATACTACAAGTCCCGGAAAGAAGTCTTCGGGATCTTTGAACAATGGAAGAAGCCACGTAGAAAGTTTCCAGCAACCATCGTAATCACCCTCAAGGGTGTTCGACCCCTTCCAATAGATCCCGAAGATTCCCTTCGTCCCATGAATGTACTACAGAAGGAGAGACTTGTTGAATTTACGGAAGCACCAGATGGGAGTGAGGACGTGCCCACCACAGATCCAGTTGCAGAAGTTAAAGAGAGCAGAAAGAAGTTTCCAGGGCAGCAGTCCAAGTGTCCCAATCAgttggcaaaaaaattaaaaggtgGCCCAAAAGGGAGCTTCGTGGCACGTTTTCATCCCGATGGTACACTCCTGATTTATTCTGCAGTTGATTGTCAGCGAGCTGATTTGATTGTGACATCG attcCAAATTTGGAAACTCTTTCCTGCTTAGAAGGTCACACAGGAACAGTCTATGATCTGGATTTTTACTCTAGAAGAGACAGGAATAACAATCAGGATCCATTCCCGGTTGTTTTTGCATCTGCTTCAGCGGATAGAACTGTTGCAATTTGGAATGTGAAGCAAGATGGTTACAGTTCCAAG GCTTTACCTCATCCGTCTTTCGTCTACTGCTGCCGTTTTATAAGAGTCGACGGTGGGAAGGAAATAATCCTTTCGGGTGGACGGGATTGCGTGATTCGTCTGTGGGATTTTGAAAGTCCCGACGAGTGCTCCTACTTTGATGAACTAACAAACCATGAAGGCTTTGTAACGTGCCTGTGTGTAGGGAAAGGCGGTGGAATATTCTTCAGTGGTGACAGTGAAGGAACAGTGTTTGAATGGCATTGGAAGAAAGATTCATTTGACGCAGTACGATCACTGACGATCAGTTCAGTTGATCAGGAGATGATCTATGGGTTGTCGCTGCATACAAGGGGTGAGAAGATCCTCGTTGGAACGTCCGCAAACACCATTTACTGCGTTGATATGAAGTCTCGCGTTGTGCTGCGTTCATACCAAAACTCCAATCTTCATGAAAGTCGATCAGCTTTTAGATTTATCCTTACACCGTGTGGTAATCTCCTCTTTGGCTGCTCAGATCAGGTCATTGCCTGCTGGAACACCGTAACTGGAGATCATGTGGACATTGACTTTGATCTACCAGCCCTCCCTTCTGATTGCTTTATTAGCAGCTTGGATTTCTGCATGAATGACTCTCTCCTGATCCTCGCTGTCTACGGCAGTGGTGGTGGGGTCTTTGCCTTTGACTACGCTGCCAAGGAGGAGAGCACAAAGGTGCCACTAAGGAGTCGCTTTAGGCAACTCGGAACGGATCTTCGACGGAAGATTGAggtgaagaataaattgacGGAGATCATCCGGAAGATTGATGATGTCTTTGTGATTCCCAAGAATATTGCCAGACTATCGGATGATGACAAATTGCTGGAGCGCAAACTTACGCGGAATCGCGAAGAGATCACTGAATGGCTCAACAATGTGGCAACGCATTCAATGAAGCTCCCATCGAGCATTTCCCACAGTTCAACGTACACCATTCACAGGGATTCAGATGAGTCCTCAGATGAGAGTGGGGCTACTTTCACAGTTGATGCGCCCCCTCCGAAGCCACCACGCTCCAAAATCCCCATCAGATGCAAAGATAAACCCAAAGGGGACAAAATGAACAAAGAAGCGAATTTAACTTATGAAATTGCCCCAAAATCTGAACCAGAATCCGATGATACCACCATCTCTGAGGAACTTCAGTAA